The sequence CATTTATCTTTATTAGTATTCTGAGCAGTGGGGAAGGAGAGTACGACAATTGTTCCAATGATGATGAACAAAAGTATTATTCCTTTTATCCACACATCCGCACTTAAAATGAAAATTGAAATTCCTGCCATTATCCACATCGCCACAAGACAGTGGATTTTCCCCTTAAGCGGAATTGTTCGCGTTTCTAAAAAATGATTCACCCGCGCGCCAAAGACTTTATTGCTGGTCACCCAATTATACAGCCGCTCGGAACTTCGCAGAAAACAATATGCGGCGAGGATCATAAAGATTGTAGTCGGTAAACCCGGAACGAGCACGCCGATTAAGCCAATCCCCATAAAAATCAACCCGAGTGAGAGTAAGAAGTATTTAATGAGTTTGTTCATGTTAATATAAGTCTTAATTGTGAATTAGTGGTATGATATAGCGGCTAAATTGATTTTTTACAGATGTGCAATCCAATTACAGATCACAGTCAATTGTTCATCGTTAGTCAGATTCGCTGCATTACCAAGGGTTCTCTTTTGCAGTTGTTTGAAAATTTCAACGGCCATACTATTCTCAATAGCCGCCCCTATGAAAAATGTTTTTGGCTTCAGTCTCTTTTTCTCAAAACTTCTTCTTATTCTACTGAGAGCCGAATTTGCAGTTTTCCAATGCTCATCTGCGCCTGCAGGATCAATTCCACCTTTTAACTCACCAAGAGCAATATACTTTTCTGGATTGCGAACAATGGATCGCTTTTCCTTCTTTAAATCGTCAACTGTTCCATATAGAATTGAGATATCAACATTTTTTTTGACTACAGGAACGCTTATGTTCATTAGTAAGAGTCTTTTCTTTTTGCTTTCACCCCAGCATAATCCTTTTATGCGATTTTCAATTCCTGTGTCATCGGGTGGCCGCGTCAGCCAT is a genomic window of Ignavibacteria bacterium containing:
- a CDS encoding DUF454 domain-containing protein, with amino-acid sequence MNKLIKYFLLSLGLIFMGIGLIGVLVPGLPTTIFMILAAYCFLRSSERLYNWVTSNKVFGARVNHFLETRTIPLKGKIHCLVAMWIMAGISIFILSADVWIKGIILLFIIIGTIVVLSFPTAQNTNKDK